Genomic window (Psilocybe cubensis strain MGC-MH-2018 chromosome 1, whole genome shotgun sequence):
AAGATCCAGTAAATCTTTGATCAAAGAGTCCTTGTTCTTATCTGTCATTCCCGATACGTTGTACATGACGTCTCCGGCATAATGGCGAACCAAAAATTGGGCACCGCGAGCCTCAAAGTGTGGATTGGAAGCTAGTCCCGAAGCACGTTGCATGAAGCTGTTATCGGCAGCTGCGGGATCGGCGTGAGCAGTCGCGCAAGCGTCGTTGAGGGCCGCAAATATTCCAGGGGGGCGGCGCTCTTCGATAAGGTCACAGACGATCTTGTTATTAAAGTACTTGATTGGTGTCCACTTGATCTGTTCCCGGACGTATTCTTCTTGCTCCGTCTTCAGTGTAAGCTCGATAAAGATCTGTTGCAGTTTTTCGTTGACGTAATTAATGCAAAGCTGTTCAAACGAATTGTCCTCGAAAATTTCGAAACCGAAGATATCCTGCTTTACGTAAATACCCCGACTTCAAACATAATGATCAGCTAACGTACCAAGATACCAATGACCTGTGCGTGTGCTGAACGCGTCTTCATGGATACGTTGACACGAGATACGATCCATTCGAACAAGTTGTTGTAAATGGCTTTTGCGAGGGCATCGCGTCCAGAAGATGCCTGAGCAGGATTCAATGGAACTTCATATACCGAGCCTCGCTTGCCACCTCTGCTAGTTTCCATGATCCTTGAAGTAAGAACTTTTTGAACTTGCTCGCCGTCAACTTCCATGAGATATGCAATAAAGTCCGTGACCCCTGTATCAGCGATGGAAGAATTGCCATCGTCATTTTCTTCGAATTGAACATTGCCAACCCACAAAATGGTAGCGAGCATTTTGAAGATCTCATGTTGCTCTTCTGGAGTTAAACCGATGACTTGCATGGCTTGCTAAAGCCATCGTAAGCATACTGGAAATGGGAACCGACACTACAAAGACCTACCAATGTATCATGGAAGTCTTTCGTATCGTCGATATCGGAGACAGAAAGACAGTTGCTCATGCTGGTATATAAATACGCCTCTGGACCCTGTAATCCAAACGCCTCTGCGTCTGATTAACAACCGCGAGAACCCAAAGAAAATGCAACACACCTCGTTGTTCGTCGGATGCCGCTTTGGTGAATTGATAGAAAATGTGGAAGTTGCGCTCGTTCTCAACTTGCCCTACAACTCTGCCCTTCTCCAAAAGATAATTTGTGATCTGAGCACCCACAGGCTCTCCTCTACTATTGAACATGATTTCGAGATATTTCCCCTATCACAGAGTTAGTTTCGATCCCGGTCAAGATGATGAAGCATACATGTCGACTAGAGTTATTATTGCGCAACGTTTTGGCACACCCGAAACTTTCAAGCAAAGGATTGGTTGCCAGAACCATGTCCTTGATCTCCTGGATGCTGCTATCCTGTCCCCCAGAAACGGCGGCAATGTACTGCATGATTCTCTTAGCGGCCTCTGTCTTTCCTGCTCCTGATTCTCCAGTGATGATCACGCATTGATTTTCATGGTATGCGTTCATATTGTAATATGCACTTTCTGCAATGCTGAATACATGGGGAGGGACTTCTAGCCTGTTCTTGCCCTGGTATCTTTTCAAGATTTCATCCGTGTATATGCCGAGATCTTTAGAAGAATATGTCAATGAACGAATTAATAGCAGCTCCAGAACTGTCACGTACCTCTGAAAGGATTGACTGATATCAGGACAGAGCCAATGTAAGTGTAAATTTCGGCATTGGTCCATCGTTTTTGAAGGTTGTCGTTGATGCTCTCGTTGCTGATAGTGGTCAGCAATGTCATGTCCGCTACCCCGACCTGCTTCTTCTTGAAGCCCTCCTTCCAATCTGCCTACTCTCGAGGTTGAATCAGGTCTTCCGAATATGTTACAAGGCACACACCTTCGCAACCTTCGACTGGCCAGCTGACTTTTTAGCGGCTGGAGTCACCTTCTTTCCAGCCTTTTTCGATGGTGCCTGTAATGAAGTATTGGACTGCGCACATGCACAGAGATTGAGCGTAGTGGCATACCATCTTGAGATCTACTCTTCCTGATTATGATTATAGGTATGCTGGTCCCACAAGCCCAAAGAGAATGGCCAGTGGTCGATAGCTGGTAGCTGATCGGCGTttcaagagaaagagggtTGTATataagaaaggaaagggtaGTTAAATTCCAATGAGGCCTGTTCCTATTACCGTCATTGTGATCATCGGCTTCTTCCGCATATGTCGCACAAATATATCTCATCACATCGACCATACTACAGGTACTATACTACTTTATATCATAAAACAATCATAAAACAAAACACATGAATGCTTGAATATAATGTCTGCAGCTAACATATCATTTACTTCCTATCAGTGCCTGAAGTGCTTCCGCAGCCTGATGTAAAATCACTTGGTCTTTCACAACGCCTTGACCTTTTATTAGGTTACCAATTGCTTGCAATAAACCGCTGTCTGCCGCCTCTTTCTGAATTTTTTCTCGGGTCTGAGTGTCATTGATGCTCTTGAAAACATTGTGAATACAAACGATTCCACGGTGAACAAGGCCAGGATCGGTCGCTAAAGGcgcttcgtcttcttcattaCCGTCTTTTTTGAGGACTGAAGGGTCAATTAGCTGCGTCATCAGGGACAAAAAGCGGTGCTTCTCAAATTGGAGAGCTAGTAGCGCGTTACATGCTGTAGGAGTCATAGTCACTGTCGCCAACGCTCCTGAGGCGGCCATCCGCGTAGGTAAGTCATTCTCGTCAGACAAAGCCAAAAGAATATGGATTTTGTTCACAGAGTTCGGGGAATCTCCGGTGTAGCGTTGAAATGCCTCGTCAGATCCGGCAATAAGATTGCATATGAGCTCAGTCGAGGCCCTCCGGATGAGTGTGTGTTCTTCGAGGAGTAATAACTCCACTTTATTCAAAAGACCATTGGCGGCAGCGATGCGGGATGCCACTTCGGGACTATGGGACGACAAATTGGTTAAAGCCATTATAGCTTCAAACTGCTGCAATAAATTCGATCCACTGTTTTGTAGCAAACAGGATAGTGGTCGAATGGCATCATATATCATACCGACATTGGGACCAAAAACTTGAACAGGCGAAGAAGTTATGGCGAGTTTGGCTAATGCCTGAATAGCTTCCAAATCCGCAGGAGTGAGATTCGGCTGGTTTTGTCTAGCGATATCCGGGTTTGACGACAAAACTTGCTTGATGATGCTATGTAACACTTTAGCACCTCCAGCCTGCAATACCTTCCccctattttctttttcctccaCGATACTCAATAGGCACTTTCCAACATTGAGCCGTACTCCTGCTGAGTCTGTTGCTGCAATAGCTGatgagaaaacggggagAACACCTGCTTCTATGAGCAAACGAATGCGCTTTTTGACATGATCATCAttgtccagcaatgaagcGGTCTCTGCGGCCTCTGATAATTCTTTCCCCGCTTTTGTCATTCGCTTTAATTTCTCGACCTGTTTCTGTTCCTCACTGATTCGAGGTCGGAAGCTAATTATGTTGCAAATAATAAGGATAACCCCAAAGATCTGAGTGGCATTTTGTTCGCTGATgagtttttgcttgttttttgATGAGGGAATAAGCGTAAACAGTTTCTTGAGGAAGGTGAAATTTTGAGAAAGACTCTCCTTTACGGCTGGGTCAGTGCTGACATATGCCAATCCTTCCACAGCGTCTGTACATGACGTAGCATCTTGCGTTACAACAACATCCACCAATTTCCTTGCCAAGTCATCGGTTTGACTATCTCGAACTTCGATAGCTCCGGCCTCTGAATTGTCGGTAGCCGACCCTTTTTTATACTTTATTAGAGCGACCGATGCGGCACTTTGTAGTACGGGATCTGAAGTTTGCTGTGATTTAAACTCCAACCAGCGGACAATTTGCGGTGTGATGATTGTTCGACATGATTTATGTCCGCACGCCTGGCCAAGGAGGTGAGCGACGTCCTGGCAAAGAAGAGCAGATGGAGACAAATCCACTGCATCCATCATGTTTTCTACCAGTCCATCTTCTGAGAAAAGGGAAGATGCAGCGAGTGGTTCTACTTGAAATAGAGCAGTCAGGAAACATATCCCTGTCATAAGCGAAGCTTCGTCTGTCTCTCCTAAATAATTCAGAACCGTGGGGGCGAAGATTTTGGTGAGCGTTTTGGTAGAAACATcattctccttttcttttcctttctcttttgttTTCCTTGCTTCCTGACAAAGGGCCGATAGGACGACGTAGGCCTTCGGTCGTACGTTTGACGCATCAGATCTAGAGGAGAGAAATGCTGAGGTCAAGCATGCAATTTCTTGGGGTAGTAGTTTATAGTTCGAGCCAGCTTGAATTTTTCTGAGGATATCATTGAGCCTCTGGTCGTCAGTGTTTTCGGCcatggatgatgaggatgagaaaAAGGAATATCTAATCTGAAGGTGAGGCAGGAGTAGAGCATGACCGTGTAATGGCAAGAAAGGAAATTGATCGAGATCTTGTCTGTTCCTCTCGCGAAGCCTCTCGGATAATTTCAGGCTTTTCAGCTCAAACCCTTCAGTTGCTCCAACACATGAGTACTTTCAAAGTCCCAAAGTCAAAACAGAAGACCAAAAAGGAGCCTGGAATACAATCGGGGGATCTTGTTCTCGTTCGCTTGCCGAACGGAGAAGTCAAGTCGGTGAAGGTCGATAAAAATTTGTGCGTCCAATTAGATTTTGCTGCTATTCCTCTCTATCGACCCTGCTTCCAGGTCCGTTGTCATTGGAAAATTCGGTTCATTCCATGCCGATGAACTTATAGGTCAACCTTATGGTCTAAATTACGAAATCGTGGACAAAAAATTAAAGCTTTTACCTCCGCGCACTCTGGAAGAATTTGGTACGTCAAGTACACCGTACAGTCCCCATACACACTTATCATTTTACATAGAGGATACCGACGCTACTAATGAGTTGATTAACGATGGAGTATTTGTCCAGCCCTTGACTGTGACCGAAATTCAAGCACTAAAACAGTCAGGCGTACATGCGTCTGTAAGTCGCAGCCTTCTTCCaacttccttctctttttcacGTCAGTGACCAGATTTCTCATTGAATGTCAGGACATCATCAAAAAGCAAATCGAGCAGCATGCAAATTACTCTCTTAAGACAGAATACAGTAAAGACAAGTACAAGAAACGCAAAGAGGCGAAGTATGTTATACCCCAATTTGCATTCTAGCGATTTCTAACTTTGCTTTGTGCTAGATATTCCAAAACATTCAGTACAATTGAACCAACACTTTTCAATGTTTGTGAATACTGGTGGTTAAAGGATCAAGTACGCCTACGTGACTTGCGGATAGACTCACTATCCCAAATGCTGAACATGGGCAACGTAAGACCTGGAGGAAGGCACCTTGCTGTTGATGACGCTTCAGGAGTGCTAGTAGCAGGAATACTTGAACGGATGGGCGGTGTGTTTCCAATGTTTTCCAACCTATCTTTTTTATTGAAACCTTGAGGCAGGTGAAGGGAAGCTCATCACAATATGCCACACTGACTCCCCTCCTCCGTACCCCGTTGTCGAACAGATGAATTTTGACTCATCAATTACCGACGTCCTAATATCCCTCAATTGGGCTACGGCTGAGGAAGACTATACTCCCAGTACGCACAGAAATGCCTGAGGTGGATtgtttattgatttttttctgcCTTAGTCCTTCCTCCATCTGAGCTTCCAATGGAAGAAGTGAGGTCTGAACGCCAAAAAAATAGattaaataaaagaaaagccATCTCCGATTTGTTGTCAAATACACGAGAGGAGCTGTTCGCTGGCGAATTTGACAGGTCCGTATCTTTCTTTGTAAAATCTATCAGGTTTCTGGCACTGACCCTGATGGAAAGTCTTCTTATATCGACCGAATACGATCCATTCTC
Coding sequences:
- a CDS encoding Protein unc-45-like protein A (Protein unc-45 homolog A) → MAENTDDQRLNDILRKIQAGSNYKLLPQEIACLTSAFLSSRSDASNVRPKAYVVLSALCQEARKTKEKGKEKENDVSTKTLTKIFAPTVLNYLGETDEASLMTGICFLTALFQVEPLAASSLFSEDGLVENMMDAVDLSPSALLCQDVAHLLGQACGHKSCRTIITPQIVRWLEFKSQQTSDPVLQSAASVALIKYKKGSATDNSEAGAIEVRDSQTDDLARKLVDVVVTQDATSCTDAVEGLAYVSTDPAVKESLSQNFTFLKKLFTLIPSSKNKQKLISEQNATQIFGVILIICNIISFRPRISEEQKQVEKLKRMTKAGKELSEAAETASLLDNDDHVKKRIRLLIEAGVLPVFSSAIAATDSAGVRLNVGKCLLSIVEEKENRGKVLQAGGAKVLHSIIKQVLSSNPDIARQNQPNLTPADLEAIQALAKLAITSSPVQVFGPNVGMIYDAIRPLSCLLQNSGSNLLQQFEAIMALTNLSSHSPEVASRIAAANGLLNKVELLLLEEHTLIRRASTELICNLIAGSDEAFQRYTGDSPNSVNKIHILLALSDENDLPTRMAASGALATVTMTPTACNALLALQFEKHRFLSLMTQLIDPSVLKKDGNEEDEAPLATDPGLVHRGIVCIHNVFKSINDTQTREKIQKEAADSGLLQAIGNLIKGQGVVKDQVILHQAAEALQALIGSK
- a CDS encoding tRNA (adenine(58)-N(1))-methyltransferase non-catalytic subunit TRM6, whose protein sequence is MSTFKVPKSKQKTKKEPGIQSGDLVLVRLPNGEVKSVKVDKNLSVVIGKFGSFHADELIGQPYGLNYEIVDKKLKLLPPRTLEEFEDTDATNELINDGVFVQPLTVTEIQALKQSGVHASDIIKKQIEQHANYSLKTEYSKDKYKKRKEAKYSKTFSTIEPTLFNVCEYWWLKDQVRLRDLRIDSLSQMLNMGNVRPGGRHLAVDDASGVLVAGILERMGGEGKLITICHTDSPPPYPVVEQMNFDSSITDVLISLNWATAEEDYTPILPPSELPMEEVRSERQKNRLNKRKAISDLLSNTREELFAGEFDSLLISTEYDPFSIVERLSPYLAGSASIVVHSPYSQVVVELQAQMRHIPHYLCPTVTEAWTRKYQVLPGRTHPMMAMSGSGGFILQATKIYDDPTAEAALLQRKQKKRPKPSPEAQDASVVTELATVISESDSHADIEMRVD